The Nitrospirota bacterium genome includes the window ACTTCGTGCACGTGGAGCCGTTTCGAGATTTTCAGATCGACGCGATCGCGGACCTGCGGAACGTGGTCGACGGTGACCCGTGCCCTCGGTGCGAGGCCGGGCGGCTGTCCATCTTCCGGGGAATCGAGGTCGGACACGTCTTTCGCCTCGGCACCAAGTACACGGAGGCCATGAAGGCTATGTACTTGGATCAGGACGGCAAGGAGCGCGCCATCGTCATGGGCTGCTACGGCATCGGCGTGAGCCGCATCGCGGCCGCCGCAGTGGAGCAGAACCATGATGCCAAGGGCATTATCTGGCCCGCGCCGCTTTCTCCTTTTGCGGCGCATCTCATCCCGTTGAGCGACAAGCCGGCGGTGGTCGACGCCACTGCACGCATCGAATCCATTCTGGCCGAAGCCGGCGTGGATGTGCTGATCGACGATCGGCCCGAGCGCCCGGGCGTGAAGTTCAACGACGCGGATCTGATCGGCATATCACTCCACGTCGTGCTCGGCGACAAGTCGCTGGCCCAGGGCGAGGTCGAATTCAAAGAACGCCGCACCGGCAACGTCCGCAAGATCAAACTCGACGACGCAGCCGGCGCGATCGTCGCCTGGGCGAACGCTTCGCAATGACCCGGCGCCCGGCTCGCTGGCGTTTGCGCGGTTTCGCAACGAACGTTCATGAATAATCCGGGCTGGACGCTCGCGCGGCCCATGTCCACGGCGCGGTCGCACTGCGCGGCTGCGGTTTACAGCGATCGCATCTATGTCTTCGGCGGCGGCGGCCAAGCCTTTGCCGCGCTCAAGACCGCCGAATGTTACGACCCCGCCAAGGACACGTGGACGCCGATCGCGACCATGCCCACCGCGCGATCAGGCATCGTCGCCGTGCCATTCCAGAACCGCATCTACGTCATGGGCGGCGGTTTCAAGAAACCCGACGGCACGTTCCAGTTCCTCACGGTGGTCGAGATCTACGATCCCGGAAAAGACTCCTGGACCAAAGGCCCCGACCTCCAACGCCGCCACGACGCCCCGGCCGCAACGGTCATGGGCGGACGGATCTACCTGGTCGGCGGCCACCTGCCGGACACACCGGGCGGCCCGTTGACCGATCCTGCGTTTAATTTCTTCGAGGTGTTCGACGTTGTCAACGGCCGCTGGCTCGAACTCTCCCCCATGCCGACGCCCCGTTTCTCCCTTGCTCTAGTTCCGTGGGAAGGTAAGTTGCTTGCGATGGGCGGCGGTGCTTTTCGCGACAACACGTTCCGTAACTTCGACGTGATTGAAGCCTACAACCCAGCCAAAGGCGCTTGGGAAACCTCAGACATCAGCCCGCTCCCATGGCCCACCGCCGGGGTGGCTGCCGTGCTGGTCAATGATTCGATCTACGTCTTCGGCGGCAACGACGGTATCGGCATTCAGCCCAAAGCTGCTCGCTACACACGCGATGCCGGCTGGACCATGCTGCCGCCAATGCCCGAACCCCGGGCCGCAGCCGCTGCGGTGACCCTCTGCAGCGCCATCTACCTCATCGGTGGTCGCGCCGCTGACGGGAGGACGCCGTCGGATACGCTCATGGCTTTCCGGAACCCCTAATCTGGACGATTTGTTTTCTGCTAACGAAAATCTGCTCGGTCGATTCCCGCCTGTTTGAGGATTGAGAGGAGGGTGCCTTTCGGGAGATCGCCGCGGTGAAAGGGCACGGTCACCCGGCGTTTTGTAGTGGGGTGGTAGTACAGGCGATGGCTTCCGGACGAGTGGTCCAGGATGAAGCCGTGACGTTCGAGGATTTTGATAACCTGTTGCGACGTCAGCGTCGGCAGCTTAGGCATACCGGACGCGTAGCGTGCTTTCCAAGACCTCCGAATCGTCTGGGATGGGTTCCCCGTGTTTTTTCAGGCTCTGCAGATACACCGCGATGGCGTCGGAGGCCATTAAGCGAGCGTCCTCGACCGTTTCGCCATACGTCACGCACCCCGGAAGTGAAGGGACAAGTACGGTGTATCCCCCCTCAGGCTCCGGCCGCAGCAGGATGCGGTAGGACAACTCTTTCTTAAGAACGGGTGCCGCTTTACGTCGTTTAGTCGCCATGCCTTGGGTTTGGAGCGTCTTTCGCCGCGATATTCCTTGCCAGCGTGCTTTTGATCGTAGCGGATCGCGTCAGATGCGGTCAAGTGCGGACTTCGTTTCGGGGTGGGCTTGCATTGCCACATGGGCCGCGATAGATTCGGTCCATGACGCGCCTTGAGCGCCTCTTGGGGATCGCGCTCCTCTTGTCCGCGCGGCGGCGGTTGCGTGCGGATGACCTGGCAAGCCATTTCAGCATCAGCCTACGAACCGTGTATCGCGACGTGCGCGCGCTGCAGGCGTCCGGGTTTCCGGTGGTCGGCACGGCTGGGGACGGGTATCGGCTGCCGCCTACGTCGCAGCTCAGGCCGCTGGCGCTTGATCCGCAGGAAGCGGAAGCCTTGGCGGTCGGCGCTCGGCTGCTGGCCGGGCTCGCCGATGCGCCGTTAAAGGACCGGCTGAAAACGGCGATGGCCAAGCTGGAGGCGGTGCTCCCGCCGGCTGCGATCGACCGGGTCGCTGATGTGAGCGAGAAGGTGGTGGTGGAAGGCTCTCGGTCGGCCACCGGGCCGCTCGCAACGCTCCTGGAAGCGGTCAATGATCGGCGCGTGGTGGATCTGACCTATGACGGCATTGCGCGCGGAGAAGTCACGCGGCGCGAAATCGAGCCGTTGGGGCTCGTGCGGTATGCCAATGTCTGGCTCATCCCCGCGTACTGTCGTCTCCGCGATGATCTCCGCGTGTTCCGCGCCGACAGGATCTTGGGCGCCAAGCTGACCGCATCCACCTTCACGCCGCGGCCGGGATTGAGTCTCAAGGACTACCTACACAAGGCCGAAATAGAGGCCGCGCGTTTCCCGCACGACTCCTGACACCCTCCTGTCACCAGCGCGTTGTATTGTCCATCCGCGTGAGGATCGGCACCACTCACCCGGAGGACAAAATGAACGCGCACACGCAAACCATCACCATCAACACCGCACCCAAGGTCGTCTTTGATTTCGTCGCCAACCCGGAGAACCTGCCCAAATGGGCCGTCGTGTTCTGCCGCGGCCTGCGGCATGAGGAATCGCGGTGGATCGTCACCACGCCCGAGGGGGACATGGTGATCCGGTACGAGTCCGACGCCAAGACTGGGGCGATCGACATGTACGTGACGGTTTCGCCGAGCGTCGAGAGCCCGGCGTTCTCGCGCGTGCTGGCGAACGGCGAGGGGTCCGAGTACGTGTTCACGTTCTTTCAGCCGCCCGGCCTTCCGGATGAGGAGTTTCGCAACCAGACGGAGGCGCTGAAGAAAGAGTTGGGTGTGCTGAAAGGACTTTTGGAGGCGTAGAGGTATCAGAACGACATTGGAGGAGGCTGATCATGGATCGAGCAGACACGACAGGACAGATTGACCGGGGGCAGGTTGTCGAGTGGGCACCGTTCGAACTGGCGGACGGGGCGAGCGAGGCCGACCTGTTAAAAGCCTCTGCGGCCCTTCAGAGCGATTTCTTGGACAGGCAGCCGGGGTTTGTTCGCCGAGAGCTGCTCAAGGGCAAAGACGGCAAGTGGGTCGACCTCGTGTACTGGAGCAACCGCGAGGCGGCGGAACGAGCCGTGCAGGAGGCGGCGGCCAGCCCGGCGTGTCATCGGTACTTTCAACTGATGCGTGAAGCGGACCACGCCGACCCCGGTGCCGGCGTGGTCCACCTCGAACGGGCCATGACGTATCCCGCTTTGCCCGTTGCGTCGTGACCCCCGGGTGATCCCGGCCAGCGACAGATCATTGACCGCCAGCTTCGTACATCAGTTTCGCCTGCGCCAGTGTGGTGCCTGACGCGTCCACTACCGACACGGTCCATTCGCCAGTCCAACTCGGATCGAGTTGTTTGCTGGACCACACGCGCCAGCGCGGGGCTTTCACGTCGAAGGTCACCGCGGCCTTGACCTCTCCGGCGTATTCCCATTTGTGCGCGACGGCCTGACCTTCGAGGCCCGTCAGTTCGGTGTAGAAAAAGACCTGGGGGACGTCGTTCGTAAGCGAGGTGATCTGGTCCGCGGGTTCGCGGTCCGCCACGCCGGTGGTGAACATGGCGCGGGCGACTTTGTCGGAAGCGGGAGCTGCTCCTGGCGGAGTGGATTCCTGGGCGAAGAGCGGGGCGGTGAGCAAGAGTCCCAAGACGGTGAACACGAGTCGTTTCATGGGAGGCCTCCTTTTTTGCGGTGCCGAGAGCGGTTGGCGGGCAAAGCCTAGCGCATTGTGTCGGGTTGGCAAGGCGTGTTGTTTAGCCACGTGAGGGGGGCTGCGGCGCGCGGGATGGCGCGCTGCACCTTGCTTCGCCATGTGAGGGGAAGCCTGCGGCGTCATAGAAGGCGCACCACTTTGTGGTGCGCTGCACATTGACATCCCTCGGGCGGCTCCGGTATCATCGATCCTTCGTTCGATACGTATGGAGCTGCGGTTATGAAGATTATTCTACGAGAAGACGTGGATCACGTTGGCAAAATGGGCGATCTGGTGACCGTCAAAGACGGGTACGCCCGCAACTACCTCCTGCCCCGCGACATGGCGGCGCCGGCCACCGAGCGCAACGTGCGGGCCTTGGAGCACCAAAAGCGCCTGATCGAAGCTAAGCGCAAGAAAGAACGCGCAGCCGCCGAGGAACTGGTCAAACGGCTGACGTCGATTCCTTTGACGTTCCCCGTGCAGGCCGGGGAAGACGACAAGCTGTTCGGCTCGGTGACGAGCAAGGATATTTCCGAGGCCCTGGCTGCAAAGGATTTTGTGGTCGATAAGCGGAAGATCGTGCTGGACAAGCCCATCAAAGCGCTCGGGACCTTCACGGTCCCGATCAAGCTCTCCTCGGAAGTTGTCGGCGAGGTGACGGTCTCGGTGGTTAAACAGGAAACGGTTTAAAGCGGTCCCTCGTGGCCGCGGTTGCCTGACCTCCCCGCATCAGCTAGACTCATCCCCGTTCCCCGTCACAGAGGGCGTGGCGATGGTTTCCTTCCCAATTCTGGTCGGCTTTCTGGGATTCTTGAGCGCGTCGTCTCCGGAGACGTCCCACTCGCCCTTCCTGACCCGTGTGGATCCCGCGTGTGAGCGTACGCTGTCAACGCGCCTGGTCCAATCCGTCTCGGGGCGGTCCGGGGTGACCCTGGTCCCGCGCGATTCCCGTTCCGGCGCTCACGGCACCTGCAACTATGCGATCAGCGGCGAGATCGTGATCTTGTCGGTTGCCATCAACCCGCTGACCAATCCTGCGTTTTACGAGAGCTACCGGCGCAACTGCGGGCATGAAGCGCCGGCGGTTCGTATCACGGGGGTTGGCGACGAAGCGCTCGCCTGTGCCGCGTATGGAGGCGGAGCCGACCACGCGGTGGTGGTCCACAAGGGACGGCTCGTCGTGGTGATCCAGAGCACCAAGCGCCTGGACCCTCAGACCCGCCGGATCCGCGAAAGTTACTTCACGACCGACCAGTTGACGGAGCTGGCGCGCACCGTCGTCAGGAACCTGTAAACCGGCGCTCAGGGACGAGCCCGTTCCATCGCCGCGTCGTGCGGGTTTCGACACTGCCCGGCGTGCTTGAACTCGGCGACCAGCGGGCGTATTGTGAAAACGTTTGTCCGGCGCACCGTGCGTCGGGTGGGAGACGCGATGAGGCGAAAAGGAGATCGGATGAGTATGCGAGGGATAGCGGCGGTAGCGGTAATCGTCGGACTGTTGTCGGGAGTTGCCCATGCGCAAAACAAGCCGTCGCTCAAAACCGACCAAGAGAAAGTCAGTTACAGCATCGGGCTGGACATCGGGGCCAACTTCAAACGGCAGTCGGTGGAGCTGGATTCCAAGGCGCTAGCTGCCGGCATCTCCGACGGCCTATCGGGCGCAAAACCGGCGCTGAGCGAAGACGAGGTGAAAAAGGTCTTGGCGGATTTTCAACAGCAGATGCGGGCCCGAGCCGCTGCAATGGCCCAACAACTGGCTGATCAGAACAAGAAGAACGGCGAGGCGTACCTGGCGGAGAACAAGAAGCAGAAGGGCATCGTGACCCTACCCAGCGGACTCCAGTACAAGGTCCTGAAGGAAGCCAAGGGCGCCAAACCCAAGGCCACCGACACGGTCTCCGTGCATTATCGCGGGACGTTGATCGACGGGACGGAGTTCGACAGTTCGATCAAACGAGGTCAACCGGCCGAATTTCCCGTGAACCAAGTCATCCCGGGCTGGACCGAAGCCCTCCAACTCATGCCGGTGGGCTCCAAGTGGCAGTTGTTCATCCCGTCCGGCCTGGCCTATGGAGCGCAGGGCGCCGGCAACATGATCGGACCCAATTCTACCCTGATCTTCGAGGTGGAGTTGCTCGAGATCAAGAAGAAATAGGCGACGAACGCCGCTCCCGCGTCTGCGGCCGTGACCCACGAAACGGATCAACGGCCCACTCGGCTGTCCGATGATCTGCGCGCGATCCTCGACCGCGCCGCTGGCAACGCGCTCTCGCTCCGCCAAATCGTGGAGGTCCTGCACGGCCGGGGTTTTGACGTCCTGGTCATCATCCTGGTCCTGCCGTTTTGCCAGCCGATTCCACTGCCCGGTCTCTCCACACCCTTCGGCCTGGCGCTGATGTTCTTCGGGTTGCGCATCGCCCTCCGACAACGACCGTGGCTGCCCGACTGCCTGCTGCGGCGTGAGATCTCGTACGAGACCCTGGCCAAGATCGTGACCACCGCGACGGCCGTGGCCAAACGCCTGGAAAAGGTGATCCACCCGCGGTTCCGATTCATGAAACAGTGGTGGAGTTTCAATGCGGTCAATGGATTGGCGATCGCGTCCAGCTCGTTCTTGCTGATGCTGCCGCTGCCCATCCCGTTTTCCAACACGATCCCGGCTTGGTCGATCTTGTTGCTCGCCCTGGGCATGATGGAGGAAGACGGAGCGGTGATCGTGCTCGGTTATCTCATGGCCGGTGCGGCATGGACGTATATCGTGACGCTGTGGATGTTGGGGGAGGCGGGAATCCAGCGATTGGGTTTGTTCTAAATTAGCCCTTACGCCGCGCGACCATCACGCCGTCCCGGATTGGGTTGAGAAAACAGTCGTAGTCCGGGTCATCGGCGATCAGGCGGTTGTGTTCCCGGATGGCTTCGGTCCAGCCCGGCGCCACATCGTCCACCACGCGTTGCTGCACCACGCGGCCGTACCAGAGCGTGTTGTCCGCGATGTACAGGCCTCCGGGCCGGATGCGTTCGCGGGCCAGGCGCCAGACCTCGGGATAGGCGTCTTTGTCCACGTCGTTGTAGACGACGTCGAACAAGCCATCGGTCTCGCGGAACACGTCTTGCGCCCAACCCACCCGAAAATCGATCCGGTCCCAGCGGCCCACGCGCTCCAGGTACGCGCGGGCCTTTCGGGCGTTCTCGGCCTTCCCGTCCGTGCAGATCACGGCGCCGACGGCGCCGACCGCGCGAGAGAACCAGTAGGCGGAATACCCGTACCCGCTGCCGAACTCAAAGATCCGCCGCGCCCTCACGCTGAGCGCCATGACCTCCAAAAACGCGCCGACCACGCGGCCGACGATGGGGAAGCCGCGCGCTTCGGCCTCGGCCTCCATTTCAAGGATCACCGGTTCGTCGCGGCGCCGGTGAAGGGTCGTGAGGTAATCAAAAACCTTCGGGTGGACTGGTTCGATGAGTCCACGCGGCGTTCGACTCGGATTGAGCGGGCGTCTCGGCATGCGGACCTCCGTGACACGGGTGGTCGCGCTTCTGTACCATGAGCCCTTGTCGTCAATCAACGAGAGACGGGTGGAACTGGTTATCGACGGATACAACGTGATCGGCAGCCGCGGGGGCTTGTACGGCGACGTGGCGGCCAAGCGCGAGGCGTTCGTCGCGGAGTTGGGGCGGTACGCGCGTCTCAAAGGCCACGCCATCACCGTGGTCTTCGACGGCTTTCCGCCGGGTCTGGCCCCCACGGCGGGCGGGGCGTCCGGCGCGGCGCGGTATCCGGCGAGCGTGCGGGTGCGCTTCGCCGAGCACGAACGGGCCGACGATGTGATCATTCGCCTGGCGCAACGACTCCGCGAAGGGGGGACGATCGTGTCCTCCGACCGGGAGGTGCGCGACGCGTGTCGAGCATACGGCTGCGTGGTCTTGGGCGCGCAAGCCTTTGATCAACGACTGGTCGATGCGCTAGTCAGCAACCAGGGGTTGTCGGGCGACCCGGGAGCTGAACCGGATAAGGACAGGGATGCTGACTCCGGATTGGACGGTCGAAGGGTCAAGCGCGGCAATCCGCGGCGCCTGTCGAAGGTCGCACGCAAGACGCGAAAGCGCCTGGACCGGCTCTAAATCGGGAGCGTGAAGGCGTTCAGCGCCCCGCGATCGACGCAGCCGGGACCGTGCGTCGCTGCGTGAGACGGTCTTTGAACATCGCGCGGTAGTATCGGTACCAATCGCTCTGGAAGAGCTCGCCGGGGTCGTAGCGCTGCTTGAGCGTCAGGAACTCCGCCATCTGCGGGTAACACGCCTCGATCTGTTCGCGGGTGGCCCATCGGTGGTAGGTGAGGAAGTATTTGCCGCCGTGTTCGACGGCGCGGTCGATGATCCGCCGAAAATTCGCTTCCGCCTGCGCGAGGCCCTCCGGGGTGTGGGTCACGTGCAGGTTCATGACGGTACACGCCCACGGTTCGCTCGCCCACGCGAGGAACGACTCCTTGTCGGGTTCGATCAGCCGGATGGTGCCGTAGATCACGTGGACCGAGTGACGACGAAAGTCGTCGCGCAGCGTGGCGAGGAACGCGGCGAGCTTGGGGCGCGGGACGTAGACCTCCGTGATCATCTCCGTGCCTTGTGCTGGGGCGTGCAGGCGTCGGTCCACCTCACGGTGGTAGTTCTCGATATACACGCTGAGCTGATGGGTGTCTGACCAGTAGCGCTGCCCGGAGGTCGTGAGGTAGTAGGACGAGTACCGCTCGAAGGCCCGCTTGGTGTCGGCGTGGGCGAGGTAATACAGCTCCCGCCAGTCATCCGGAGCCAGTTCTCGCTCCACGTCCGGCATGGCGGCATCGTCCGGTAGCGGCCGGTAACACGAAAACACCCCGGTTTTCAGGAAGGCGTCGGACGGGGTGTCGATCGAGAACTGACAGTCGCCGTAAAGAAACCCGTCCGCGATGCGCTTCTCCAGGGCCGGCATCAGGTCGTCCACGTCAATGACTTCCACCACGCGTTCGAGCTTCGTGCGGGGCATCAGGCGCAGACGGACCCGTACCACGACCCCGAAGTTGCCGTACCCGCCGATGACCAGCCGAAACAATTGAGCGTTTTCGGTGCGGCTGCACGTCAGGACCGAGCCTTCGGCGTCCACCAGATCGAACGATTCCACGTCTCCGATCATGGGCCGGAGCCGCAGCCCTCTGCCGTGGATGTTGGCGCCCAAGGCCCCGCCGATGGTGAGCCGATCGGCTCCGGTTTGCTTCTGGATAATGCCCCACGACTTCGCGTCGCCGGCTTGCAGCGCGACCAGCGCCTTGATCAAGTCGGGCCATTGGATGCCGGCCTCGACCTCCACCACGCCGCGCACGGCGTCCAGATCCAGGACGCGATTCATGGGCCGCGTGTCGATCAGCACGGTGTCAGCGCCGAATTGCTGGCCGCCCATGGCATGCCTTCCGCCGGCCACGCTGACGGTCTTGCCGGCACGGCGGGCGGTGTCCAGGGCCGATCGAAGCGCGGTCAGTGAGTCCACAGCAAGAACCCGATCCACCTGCGTGGGGTTGAGCTGGGAGTGGACGTCATTGACCAGCACGCCGGCCGAGGGCCGAACGATCCACGAGCAGGCGCTCGGAAACAGGGCGAGCCCGGCGCCGCCGGCCATTGTGGTGAGGAACGTCCGTCGCGTGAGCATGTCAATCTCCCGTGGTCGGTGAGTCGAGTAGGCGGCGGGCTGTGAGATAAAAGAGCCCCATCGCGACGCCCTGGACGGCGTGATACAGCGCGTTGTGGCTGAAGTAGACGGGGTGTACCGTCACGCCCGCGCGTTGCGCCATCGCGGCCAGCAACATCAGCGCCACGGAGACCGCTCCCAGACCGAACGCAAATTGGTGTCCCTGAAAGTATCGAGTCGTGAATGCCCCGAGAAGGAACAACGCGGAAGGCGCGTAGTGGGCAATCGCCACCGCGAAGGTCTGTGTGACACCCAGCACCACCACCGCGTAACCCGCGAACGCGACCGCCGCCGCCGCGGTCACCCGACGCGCCCAGCGGGTAGGCAGCACCACATAGCCGCCGATAGCCCATGCCGACACCGCGGTGCCGCCGATCGCCAGGAGGCTCAGCGGCCACAACACGCCAAATCCCAGTGACTGCTCGTCCGGAAAGAACCCGTGCACCGTGCCTCCGGTCACGGCCGCGAGGCCGATGGTCCCAAAAAACAGGGCGAGCCACCCACGCAACCGTCGATCGGGAGTCTTGCGCCGGGCGATCCACGTTGCCAGTACCGCGCACTCGACCGCCAGACCGTAGTCCGTGAACGTGACATCAGGTTCCAGAGCCGTCATGCGGTCCATCCGGTCTCGGAAGTCGTGGGCGCATGATCGACGTGATACCGCCCAAGTGTGCACAAACGCGGACAGAACGGCACCCAAGATGAACGAGGACCGAGTGCTGGGCACAGCCTGCGCACGCTCAGGTCTGATCCAAACCCGGCAAACCGTCGATGCTGCGCGCGTTCTTGTCTTGGCGATACGCCCGGAGCATGGTCGGTCCCTTTGCGTCCGCCCATTGCTCGAGCGCGTCTCGGTCGGCGCGATGGTCGAACAGCGGGACCCCGAATCCGCAGGAGTCGGACACCCGGGTCACGTTGATCTTGATAAAGGCCCGCGTCCCAACGCGGTTGGGGAACTGTGCTCGGAGGAAGTTGAACTCCGGATGCTCCGGCGAGATGACGTCGCCCCGTCCGTGTAATCTGACGATTTTGGGCGGGCCCTCGAACGCGCAGAACATAATCACGATGCGGCCGTTGTCTCGGAGGTGGGCGATCGTTTCCACGCCGCTTCCGGTCAGGTCCTGATACGCGACGGTTCGTGGGCCGATGATGCGAAACGCATCCCCGCCTTTGGGTGAGCAGTTGACGTGCCCGTCCCGGGACAGGGGCGCCGTGGCCACGAAGAAGACGCGTTGCCGCCGAATCCAAGCCGCGAGTTGATCGTCGATCCGGTCGTGGAGTCTTCCCAAGACGACCCTCCGTTACCATGCCGTGGTGCACGGTTTGCCGTCGTACCCCACGCGGATCATGTCCTGCCGCTCTTTTCCGGTTCTGCCAGGATCATGCGGAGAACACGATGGGTTGTATTGGACCGTAGGAGACAGCAGCGTGTCAATCGTTGATTTGTGATGATTTGACCCAGGCTGCCCGTCCGCCTTTGCCGGCCCAAGAACGTCCTCCCGCCGGATTCCTTGACAGCATAGCCCGCCGGGCCTATGATCCCGGCCGTACTGCGAGGGGTTGGTGTCGAGTCGACACGGATCGTCGGCGACGACGCGGCCCACGCTGCCATGACGGCCCTCTCGTTTCTGCAACAGCCCGACGCGCTCGAGCGCTTTGTGCTCGTGTTTATCCCGATCTTCGTTGCCGTCGACATCATCGGCGTCTTGCCGACCTACTACGCCCTGACCGCCCCGCTGGCGGCCGACGAGAAACCGCGCATTGCGCGTCTGTCCGTGCTCACGGCATTTTCCATCACAGTGACGTTCATCTTGCTGGGAAACGCCACGTTCGCCGTCCTGGGCGTGCGCGTCGAAGACTTCATGGTAGCCGGCGGGATTTTGTTGCTGGTGTTTGCGGTCTCGGATCTGCTGCGCGACGGCACGCGGTCCGCCGCCCCCAAGGCGGCGCAGACGTTGGCGGTGGTGCCGCTGGGCACGCCCATCATCGCGGGGCCGGCCACGCTCACCACATCGCTGATGCTCACCGGGACGTACGGCTTCGGGCTGGTCTTCGTGTCGCTGGCGCTCAATCTCCTGCTCGCGTGGGTGGTGGTGCGGTATGCCGACCAAGTGATCGGCGTATTGGGCGTGAACGGCGCAACGGCCATCGCCAAAGTGTTCTACCTGTTGCTTGCGGCGATCGCAGTGAGTATGATTCGCCGCGGATTGGCGGGGTTTTTGACCGCCGTCTAGGGTCGTATGGAGCCCACTGCGACATATCAAGGCCGCATCGGCGCGTATCCGTTGACGCCGTCGCAGATCCTGGTCCTCTGGTTTGCCGGGGCGGTGGCGCTGGGGACGATCTGCCTGTTGCTGCCGGTCGCGTCCGCGCCGGACCGCTCGATCCGTTTCGTCGACGCGCTGTTCATGGCGACCTCGGCGATCTGCGTGACCGGCCTCGTTGTCAAGGACCTGGCGTCCGATTTGAGCACCACCGGCCAGATCATGATTCTCGTCCTGATCCAACTCGGTGGGCTCGGGTATATGGTGCTGTCCACCATCATCATCATCTTGTTGGGCAAGAAAGTCGGTATCAAGCAGCGTCT containing:
- a CDS encoding kelch repeat-containing protein produces the protein MNNPGWTLARPMSTARSHCAAAVYSDRIYVFGGGGQAFAALKTAECYDPAKDTWTPIATMPTARSGIVAVPFQNRIYVMGGGFKKPDGTFQFLTVVEIYDPGKDSWTKGPDLQRRHDAPAATVMGGRIYLVGGHLPDTPGGPLTDPAFNFFEVFDVVNGRWLELSPMPTPRFSLALVPWEGKLLAMGGGAFRDNTFRNFDVIEAYNPAKGAWETSDISPLPWPTAGVAAVLVNDSIYVFGGNDGIGIQPKAARYTRDAGWTMLPPMPEPRAAAAAVTLCSAIYLIGGRAADGRTPSDTLMAFRNP
- a CDS encoding type II toxin-antitoxin system HicA family toxin yields the protein MPKLPTLTSQQVIKILERHGFILDHSSGSHRLYYHPTTKRRVTVPFHRGDLPKGTLLSILKQAGIDRADFR
- a CDS encoding type II toxin-antitoxin system HicB family antitoxin, which encodes MATKRRKAAPVLKKELSYRILLRPEPEGGYTVLVPSLPGCVTYGETVEDARLMASDAIAVYLQSLKKHGEPIPDDSEVLESTLRVRYA
- a CDS encoding WYL domain-containing protein, whose protein sequence is MTRLERLLGIALLLSARRRLRADDLASHFSISLRTVYRDVRALQASGFPVVGTAGDGYRLPPTSQLRPLALDPQEAEALAVGARLLAGLADAPLKDRLKTAMAKLEAVLPPAAIDRVADVSEKVVVEGSRSATGPLATLLEAVNDRRVVDLTYDGIARGEVTRREIEPLGLVRYANVWLIPAYCRLRDDLRVFRADRILGAKLTASTFTPRPGLSLKDYLHKAEIEAARFPHDS
- a CDS encoding SRPBCC family protein — protein: MNAHTQTITINTAPKVVFDFVANPENLPKWAVVFCRGLRHEESRWIVTTPEGDMVIRYESDAKTGAIDMYVTVSPSVESPAFSRVLANGEGSEYVFTFFQPPGLPDEEFRNQTEALKKELGVLKGLLEA
- a CDS encoding DUF2914 domain-containing protein, yielding MKRLVFTVLGLLLTAPLFAQESTPPGAAPASDKVARAMFTTGVADREPADQITSLTNDVPQVFFYTELTGLEGQAVAHKWEYAGEVKAAVTFDVKAPRWRVWSSKQLDPSWTGEWTVSVVDASGTTLAQAKLMYEAGGQ
- the rplI gene encoding 50S ribosomal protein L9; the protein is MKIILREDVDHVGKMGDLVTVKDGYARNYLLPRDMAAPATERNVRALEHQKRLIEAKRKKERAAAEELVKRLTSIPLTFPVQAGEDDKLFGSVTSKDISEALAAKDFVVDKRKIVLDKPIKALGTFTVPIKLSSEVVGEVTVSVVKQETV
- a CDS encoding FKBP-type peptidyl-prolyl cis-trans isomerase, with protein sequence MRGIAAVAVIVGLLSGVAHAQNKPSLKTDQEKVSYSIGLDIGANFKRQSVELDSKALAAGISDGLSGAKPALSEDEVKKVLADFQQQMRARAAAMAQQLADQNKKNGEAYLAENKKQKGIVTLPSGLQYKVLKEAKGAKPKATDTVSVHYRGTLIDGTEFDSSIKRGQPAEFPVNQVIPGWTEALQLMPVGSKWQLFIPSGLAYGAQGAGNMIGPNSTLIFEVELLEIKKK
- a CDS encoding exopolysaccharide biosynthesis protein, with protein sequence MTHETDQRPTRLSDDLRAILDRAAGNALSLRQIVEVLHGRGFDVLVIILVLPFCQPIPLPGLSTPFGLALMFFGLRIALRQRPWLPDCLLRREISYETLAKIVTTATAVAKRLEKVIHPRFRFMKQWWSFNAVNGLAIASSSFLLMLPLPIPFSNTIPAWSILLLALGMMEEDGAVIVLGYLMAGAAWTYIVTLWMLGEAGIQRLGLF
- a CDS encoding O-methyltransferase, which translates into the protein MPRRPLNPSRTPRGLIEPVHPKVFDYLTTLHRRRDEPVILEMEAEAEARGFPIVGRVVGAFLEVMALSVRARRIFEFGSGYGYSAYWFSRAVGAVGAVICTDGKAENARKARAYLERVGRWDRIDFRVGWAQDVFRETDGLFDVVYNDVDKDAYPEVWRLARERIRPGGLYIADNTLWYGRVVQQRVVDDVAPGWTEAIREHNRLIADDPDYDCFLNPIRDGVMVARRKG
- a CDS encoding NYN domain-containing protein, which produces MELVIDGYNVIGSRGGLYGDVAAKREAFVAELGRYARLKGHAITVVFDGFPPGLAPTAGGASGAARYPASVRVRFAEHERADDVIIRLAQRLREGGTIVSSDREVRDACRAYGCVVLGAQAFDQRLVDALVSNQGLSGDPGAEPDKDRDADSGLDGRRVKRGNPRRLSKVARKTRKRLDRL
- a CDS encoding FAD-binding oxidoreductase, translated to MLTRRTFLTTMAGGAGLALFPSACSWIVRPSAGVLVNDVHSQLNPTQVDRVLAVDSLTALRSALDTARRAGKTVSVAGGRHAMGGQQFGADTVLIDTRPMNRVLDLDAVRGVVEVEAGIQWPDLIKALVALQAGDAKSWGIIQKQTGADRLTIGGALGANIHGRGLRLRPMIGDVESFDLVDAEGSVLTCSRTENAQLFRLVIGGYGNFGVVVRVRLRLMPRTKLERVVEVIDVDDLMPALEKRIADGFLYGDCQFSIDTPSDAFLKTGVFSCYRPLPDDAAMPDVERELAPDDWRELYYLAHADTKRAFERYSSYYLTTSGQRYWSDTHQLSVYIENYHREVDRRLHAPAQGTEMITEVYVPRPKLAAFLATLRDDFRRHSVHVIYGTIRLIEPDKESFLAWASEPWACTVMNLHVTHTPEGLAQAEANFRRIIDRAVEHGGKYFLTYHRWATREQIEACYPQMAEFLTLKQRYDPGELFQSDWYRYYRAMFKDRLTQRRTVPAASIAGR
- a CDS encoding pyridoxamine 5'-phosphate oxidase family protein, with product MGRLHDRIDDQLAAWIRRQRVFFVATAPLSRDGHVNCSPKGGDAFRIIGPRTVAYQDLTGSGVETIAHLRDNGRIVIMFCAFEGPPKIVRLHGRGDVISPEHPEFNFLRAQFPNRVGTRAFIKINVTRVSDSCGFGVPLFDHRADRDALEQWADAKGPTMLRAYRQDKNARSIDGLPGLDQT